DNA from Streptomyces sp. NBC_01260:
CCGCGATCGACGCCCTGACCGCCCAGGTCGCGAAGGAGGAGGGGCTGAACGGGCGCGTGGTGCTGGAGACCCGTCCGGCGCACGACACCGACGGGCTGCCGGCCGATGAGTTCGACACCATCGTGATCAACTCGGTGGTGCAGTACTTCCCGACCGCCGAGTACCTCGCGGACGTGATCGGGAAGCTGATGAAGCTGCTCGCCCCCGGGGGTGCGCTCTTCGTCGGCGACGTCCGCAACCTGCGGCTGCTGCGCCCGCTGGCCACCGCTGTCGAGCTGCACCGGGCCGACGACGGCTCCGACCGCGCGGCCGTGCGCCGTGCAGTGGAGCAGGCTCTCAGGGTGGAGAAGGAACTCCTCGTCGATCCGGATTTCTTCACCGTCCTGCGCGAGCAAGGCACGGACATCGGCGCGATGGCCGTGGAGGTCAAGCGCGGCCGCCACCACAACGAACTGACTCGCTACCGCTACGACGTGACGCTGCGCAAACCGCTCGTCGCCCCGCAGAGCCCGACCGCTTCCGTCGAGCTGGCCTGGGGGCGGCAGATCACCGGGACGGCCGGGTTGCGCGAGCTGCTCGCCCAGCCGCCCGCCGAGGTGCTGCGGATCACCGGGGTGCCGAACCGCCGTGTGGTGGGGGAAGCCGCCCTTGCCCGGGCGGTACAGGACGAGGACGGACCGCTCGCGGAACTGCTGGAGCGGTTGCACACCCCAAAGGAGAGCGACCTCCCCGACCCGGAGGAGTTCCACGCCCTCGGCGGGGAGTTCGGCCGCACGGTGTCCGTCACCTGGTCGGCCACCGCGGCCGACGCCGTGGATGTCGTCCTCACCGGTGCACTCCACGGCTCGACGTTCGAGCCGTGCCGGCCGGCCGGGGCCTCCGGCCGGTCGCTGTCCTCGCTGACCAACCGCCCGGCCGGCAGCCGTGGCACCGGCGCCCTCCTCGGCGAACTCCGGGACTGGCTGCGAGGGCAGCTGCCCGACTACCTCGTCCCGTCGGCGTTCGTCGCGATGGACGCGCTGCCGCTGACGGCCAGCGGCAAGCTCGACCGCCGCGCACTGCCTGCCCCCGACCTCGGCACGGCCGCTGTCGGGCGGGCGCCGCGCACCCCCCAGGAGCAGGTCCTCGCCGAGCTGTTCGCCGAGGTGCTGGGGCTGGCACAGGTCGGGGTCGACGACAGTTTCTTCGACCTCGGCGGACACTCGCTGCTGGCCACCCGCCTGGCCTCCAGGGTCCGGGCGACCCTCGGCGCGGAGCTGGAGGTCCGCACCCTGTTCGAGACCCCGACCGTGGCCGGGCTGGCAGCCCACCTGGACGGTTCCGGAGCAGCGCGGCCCGCGCTGACCGCCCGGCCCCGCGAGGAGCGCCTGGAACTGTCCTTCGCCCAGCGCCGCTTGTGGTTCCTGCACCGGATGGACGGACCGAGCGCCACCTACAACATGCCGCTCGCGCTGAGCCTGACCGGCAGCCTCGACCGGTCGGCCCTGCACGCCGCACTCGCGGACGTGATCGCCCGGCACGAGAGCCTGCGGACGGTCTTCCACGAGACCGACGGCGTTCCGTACCAGATCGTGCTGAGCACCGCGCAGGCACATCCGGCGCTGCCGGTGGTCGAAGTCAGCGAGAGCCGGCTGGCCGAGCGCCTGGCGAACACGGCCCGGCGCGGCTTCGACCTGGCCGCGGAGCCGCCGATCCGGGCCGAGCTGTACGCGCTCGCCCCCGACCGGCACGTGCTGCTGGTCGTGGTGCACCACATCGCCGCCGACGGCTGGTCGATGGGACCGCTCTCCGGCGACCTCGCGACGGCCTACGCGGCGCGCTGCCGGGGCGAGGAGCCGCAGTGGTCCCCGTTGCCGGTGCAGTACGCCGACTACACCCGCTGGCAACGCGACCTGCTCGGTGACGCCGCCGATCTTCCAGATCATGCTGGCCCTGCAGAACGCGCCGCTCGGTGAGTTCGCCCTGCCAGGGCTGGAGACGGGCCACCTGGAGGCGCCGACCGGGACTTCCCGGGTCGACCTGACGTTCAGCCTCGCCGAGCAGTTCCGCCCTGACGGAGGTGCCGACGGTCTGGTCGGTGCGGTGGAGTACGCCACCGACCTGTTCGACGCGTCCACGGTGGAGCTGCTGTTCGAGCGCTGGGCCCGTCTGCTGCGCGCGGCGGTCGCCGACCCCGGCCTGCCGATCAGCCGGATCGACCTCATGTCCGACGCCGAACGCCACCGGCTGCTGTACGGCTTCAACGACACGGCCGCGGAGCTGCCGTCGGCCTCGGTGCCGGAGCTGTTCGCCCGTCAGGTGCGGGCCAACCCGAACGCCGTCGCGGTCGTGGCGGGCGGCACCGAGCTGACCTACGCGGAGCTCGACCTGCGGGCCGACCGCCTGGCGAGGGCGCTGATCCGCCAGGGCGTACGGCCGGAGACGCCGGTCGCGGTTCTGATGGACCGCTCGGCGGAGCTGGTCGTGGCGATCCTGGCTATCGTCAAGGCGGGTGGCGCCTACGTACCGCTGGACTCCCGCTTCCCGTCCTCCCGGATCGACCTGATCATGCGGGAGAGCGGGGCCGCCCTGGTCCTCACACCGGAGGTGCTCTCCGCACTCATGCGGTCCGCGGCCGCCGACCCGTACGACGTCGACGTCTCCTGTGAACCGGGGCAGGTGGCGTACATCATGTACACCTCCGGCTCGACCGGACGGCCGAAGGGCGTGGCCGTGACCCACGGGGACGTGGCGGGCCTGGCGCTGACGCCCGAATGGCGTGGTGGCGGACATGAGCGGGTGCTGATGCATTCTCCGACGGCCTTCGACCTGTCGACCTACGAGTTGTGGGTTCCCCTGCTCAACGGTGGCCGGGTCGTGGTCGCACCGCCCGAGCAGCTCGACCTCGACCTGCTGCAGCACACGATCACCACGCACGGGGTGACCGGACTGTGGCTGACCGCCGGTCTGTTCCGTCTGGTCGCCGAGGAGCGACCGGGCGCGCTCGCCGGGGTCCGCGAGGTGTGGACGGGCGGCGACGTGGTCTCCCCCGCTGCCGCCGCGCGGGTGCTCACGGCATGCCCCGGCATCGAGGTGGTCAACGGCTACGGGCCCACCGAGGCCACCACCCTGGCCACCTGTCACCCTGTGCGCGACCTCGCCGAGAACGCCGCGACCGTGCCGATCGGCGGGCCGATGGCGAACATGCGCGCCTACGTGCTCGACGACCGGCTGCGGCCGGTGCCGGCGGGCATGGTGGGTGAGCTGTACCTCGCGGGGACGGGCGTGGCCCGCGGCTACTTCGGCCGCCCCGGCCTGACGGCTGAGCGCTTCACCGCCGACCCGTACGGGCCGGCCGGAAGCCGGATGTACCGCACCGGCGACCTCGCCTGGTGGCGCCCGGACGGGCGCCGCCAGGCGGAGGCCGGGGGTGGCACTCTGGAGTTCGCCGGACGCGTCGACCACCAGGTCAAGCTGCGCGGTCAGCGGATCGAGCCCGGGGAGATCGAGGCGGTCCTGACGGGCTGCCCGGGCGTCGCCCAGGCGGCTGTGGTCGCCCGTGAGGACCGGCCGGGAGACAAGCGGCTGGTCGCCTACCTGGTACCCACGCCCGAGGGTGCGCCCGGGACGGCCGAGCTGGCCGGCCGGCTGCGCCGCGAACTGCCCGACTACATGGTGCCGGCGGCGTTCGTCACCCTGGACACGCTGCCGCTGACCGCCAACGGCAAGCTCGACCGAGCCGCGCTGCCGGCCCCCGACTACGGGGCATCGGATGCCGGGCGTGGCCCCCGGACGCCGCAGGAACAACTGCTGTGCGGCCTGTTCGCCGAGGTCCTCGGCCGGGAGCAGGTGGGCATCGACGACGGCTTCTTCGATCTGGGCGGGCACTCGCTGCTGGCCGCCCGGCTGGCCTCCCGGGTCCGCGAGACCCTCGGCCTGGAGCTGGGGCTTCGCCTGTTGTTCGAGGCGCCGACCGTGGCCGGGCTCAGCGAACGCCTCTCCATGAACGGTCCGGACGACGCGCTGGACGTGCTGTTGCCGCTGCGTTCGACCGGGACGGGCACTCCGCTGTTCTGCGTTCACCCCGGCGGCGGCATCAGCTGGTCCTACAGCGGGCTGCTGAACCACCTCGGCCCGCAGCACCCGGTGTACGCGATCCAGGCGCGCGGCCTAGGCCGCCCCGAGCCCCTTCCGGCGTCCTACGAGGAGATGGCGGCGGACTACGCCGACCACGTGCAGAAGATCCAGCCGGAGGGCCCGTACCTGCTGCTCGGCTGGTCCGCGGGCGGACTCATCGCCCACGCACTGGCCTGCGAACTGCAGGCCCGAGGCGAGCGGACCGCACTGCTGGCGATCCTCGACGCCTACCCGGTGAAGGACGTGCGGTTCGAGGAGGAGCCGGTGCCCACTGTGCGGGACGTGCTCGTCGGGGTGCTCGACGTCGACCCGGACGAGCTGGACGACCAGGAGATCACCTACGCCGAGGTCGCCGAGGTACTGAACCGGCGGGGCAGCGCGCTGGCCGGCCTGAACGAACGTCAGGTCGAGGTGATCGTCCAGATCATGATCAACAACGCGAAGCTCGCGGTCGACTTCGTCCCCGGCAGGTACGACGGGGATCTGCTGCTGTTCAACTCCACGATCGACCGAGGCCACGACGACGCCGGGCCGGAGGTCTGGCGCCCGTACATCACGGGCCGGATCGAATCCCACGAGATCACCACCCGGCACGACCAGATGACCCAGGCGGGATCGCTGGCCCAGATCGGGCCGGTCCTGGCCGCCAGGATCGCCGAGGCCACCGGTGACGCCGGTGACACCACCCATTCCCCTCAGGAGGACTGACCCATGACCAACCCCTTCGACGACCAGGACGGCACCTTCCTCGTCCTCGTCAACGACGAGAACCAGCACTCGCTCTGGCCGCAGTTCGCGGACGTCCCGGCCGGCTGGACCGTCGTCCACGGCCCCGACTCCCACGCCGCCTGCCTGGAACACGTCGAGCAGTCCTGGACCGACATGCGGCCCAAGAGCCTGGCCGACGCCATGAACGCCCAGCGGTAGCAAGGCCGACATGACCTCCGCCGACACACTGGGCGGGGCCCGCGAAAGCGCGGGCCCCGCCCGGCCCGACGACCTCGCCGCGGCCCTGTTCACCTCCGGGGCGCGGCGGGATCCGTACCCGCTCTACGCCCGCATGCGGAGCGAGGACCCGGTCCACCGAAGCCCCCAGGGCATCTGGTACCTCACCCGGTACGCGGACGTCGAGGCAGCCCTGGGCGACCTGCGGCTGTCAAACGACCGGGACCGGATGACCCGCGCCTACAGCGCGCTCGGCGGCGACCTCAAAGCCCTCAGCCGGCTCACCGAGCGACTAGGCCGGGTGATGACCAACACCGACCCGCCGGACCACGCCCGGCTGCGCAAACTGGCCAACAGAGCCTTCACCGCCCGGCGGGTGGAGGCACTGCGCGACGGCGTCCAGCGGATCGTCGACCGGCTCATCGACGAGGCGGTCGCGGCCGGGCCGGCCATGGACCTGATCGAGGCCGTCGCCTCCCCGCTGCCGATGTCCGTGGTCTGCGAACTCTTCGGCATTCCGGAAGAGGACCGACCGCAGGTCAAGAGCTGGTTCCGCCGCTTCGGCCGACTCAGCGAGGACATCGACAAGTCCGAGGCTGCGATCGACCAGTACGAGGAGTACCTGTTCGGGCTCATCCGGCAGCGCAGGCATGCACCGGGCGACGACCTGATCAGCGCCCTGGTCGCCACCCAGGCGCAGGACGACCGGCTCACCGACTCCGAACTGCTGTCCACCTGCTTCGTCCTGATCACCGCCGGCGACGAGACCACCACCCACCTGATCGGCAACGGCGTGCTTGCGCTGCTGCGCCACCCGGACCAGCTGGACCGGCTGCGCGCGGACCCGGACCTGATCCGAGGCGCCGTCGAGGAACTGGCCCGCTACGACACGGTGACCCAGGCGATCGTCCGGGTCGTCGCGCAGGACCTGGAGATCGGCGGACGGACGCTGCGGGAGGGTGAGTTGGTCTACCTGTTCCTCGGCGCGACCAACCGCGATCCCGAACGTTTCGAGGACCCCGACCGGCTCGATCTGTCCCGCCCGGGCAACCGGCACCTGAGCTTCGGCCACGGCCCGCACTTCTGCCTCGGCGGCCCACTGGCCAAGCTCCAGGCGGAGGTGGCCGTCGGCACCCTGGTGCGCAGGCTTCCCGAGCTGCGGCTGGCCGACGCGTCAACCCTGGACTGGCGGGACAACCCGCTGCAGCGGCGGCTGACCGCTCTCCCGCTCGCCTACTGACACTGAACGACGAAGGAGTACTGACCATGGCCCGAGAGTTCGAGGTCTGCCGGGAGCAGTACCTGCCCGTCCCGCCCGACCAGGTCTGGAACGCCGTCGCCACCGGCCCCGGCAACCTCGGCTGGCTCTATCCGATGGAAATCGAGCCGCGCGTCGGCGGAAAGGTCACCCGGGGAGATGCCACCGTCGTGGCGTGGGAGCCGCCGCATCACTTCGCTGTCCGGGCAACCCAGGAAGGCGGGTTCTCCAACACGCTCAGCTACCGCATCGAGTCGTCCGACGGCGTCGCGAGCCATCTGCGTATGGGAATCCACTGGGTGCACACGGGTGTCGTCGACGATGCCTGGAACTGGGACGCCAAGACGGACGTGGCCGAGAAGTACGTCGACTTCCACCAGCACGCCCTCGCCGAGTATCTCCGGCACTTCGCCGGCCGGCCCGCCGTCTACATCAGGTCCCAGCGCCCCGAACCCACTGCCGACCCGGCCGACTTCGCCGCCCTGCGCCGGCGCCTCGGCCTCGCCGACGACGCGGCCGTCGGCGACCGCTCCACGCTCCTGGCCCCCGGCCCCGAGCATGAACCCGTGGAGGTGGTCGTCGACTGGATCAGCACCGACTTCATCGGCCTGCGAGGCCCGGACGCCCTGTACCGGTTCTTCAACGGCAGCACCTGGAACGTACCGATCTGGCTCGGCCACCACCTGTTCGCCGCGAACAGCGACGAGGAGCAGACCACCAAGGCGTGGACCGCCTGGCTCGACGACACGCACGCCCAGGAGTTCTGATGGAAACCTCCACGCAGACTTTGCTCTTTGCCGCCGAACTCATCGAGGAGAACGGCACCCATACCCTCGTCGTCCAGGACGTGAGAAGAGATACCGTCCAGTCCACTCCAGTCCCCAAAGCCATGGTCGACAAGCTCCCTGTCTTCCTCTCGGCGCTCGTCGCCAAACTCCACCCGGCGCCGTCGCGACACCGCTGGTAGCCCGCTTCGGAAGCCGGCCCGGGCGCGGAGCGGGAGCGCCGGGGCCGGTTGGCCGCGACGGGGGCGCGACTGCACCGAACGACGGTCTCGCCTCGGCGCGGGGCCGTCGGCCCCGCGCCGAGGCGAGACGCGGCCGGTCGGCCGGGCTCACCATCGGCTTTGACTTCCACAACCGGGCCGCCCTGCGGGACCTCTTCCTAGAGCCTGACTGATGGTCGTGCTGCGGTTGGTGAGCCTGAGGTCAATGCAGGTCTACCTGGAAGGCGTGACCGGGGTCGGCGGGGCAGGTGAAGATGAACCGTTCCGGGTTCGGTAGAGACTCGATTCCGTGAAAGGACTGAGTCATGGCACGCCCTTCCTCCTACCCCCCCTGAGCTGCGCAAACGAGCGGTCCGTATGGTCGCCGAGGTCCGCGGTGACTACCCGAACGAGTCGGCAGCTCTGCGGGCGGTCGCCCAGAAGCTCGGCATCGGCTCGGCCGAGACCCTGCGGAACTGGGTCAAGCGCGAGGAGATCGACTCCGGGCAGCGGCCGGGGACGACCACGGAGGAGTCCGCGCAGATCAAGGCGATGAAGAAGGAGATCGTCGAGTTGAAACGGGCCAACGACATCCTGAAGGCGGCGGCCTTAGATTTATTGGTGTTCTTGTTGGTGCCACGTTGCCAGGGGCTGCGTGGCGCCGCGAAGAACACGTCGATGCCGGTGTCGGCACTGAGTCGCTTATGAGCTGCCAGTTCCATGCCGCGATCCCAGGTCGGCGTGCCGCGTAGGCGGGAATCCATGCGTGTGCAGGTCTCGGCCAGAGCGGGAACGACCACGGCGGTGTGACGGCTGGCGAGCTTCACGACGTGGAGAAACCGGGTCTTCCGGTCGACGAGTGTCGCGACCTGGCTGTTGTTCGAGCCGATCACCAGATCCCCTTCCAGGTGCCCGGACTCGCTGCGGTCCTCCGCGGCCTGGGGCCGATCCTCGATCGGCCGGGCATCGCGGATCTGTGAACGCCACTGTCCCTTCACCGTGTGACGCTTGTTCTTCCGGATCGGACGGCCGGTCCGTAGGCGTTTGCAGAGCTCGCGGGGCACCACTTTCCATCGGGTGATGTAGACCGACCGGTAGATCGTCTCGTGGCTGATCTGCATACCCGGGTCGTCACCGTGACGCAGACGCAGATGCCCGACGATCTGCTCCGGTGACCACTCCTCGCTCAGCAGGTCCAGCACCGTCTGCCTCAGTACGGGCTCGCGCGCGAGCAGGCACTCTTTCGGGCGCCGGCCGCGATCAAGTGCACGTTCCTGCGCGGCGACTGCCCGGTAGACGTCGCGTCCGCCGTTGTTGTTGACTTCACGGCCGACCGTGGAGACGGCACGCCCAAGCAGACCCGCGATCGACTGGTAGGAATCACCGGCGCACAGCCTTCGGGAGATCTCCTCCCGCTCCACCGGGGTCAGACTTCCGACGCGCTTCTTGCGGGGCGGCGGAGCGATTCCTCCATGGTGCTTGAGGACGGTGAACACCGAGCCGGGCGGCTTGCCGATTCCCCTCGAGATGACGCTGATCGACTCCCCGGACCTCCACCGCCGCCACAGATCAGCCTTCATCTCATCCGACATCCCCGGCCGCCCCAGTCTCGCCACATCTACCGCCCTCGACCTGCGCTGTTGCGCTGACCCCTTGAATCCAAGGCCGCCAACTTCCGCCAACTCCCGCGAACTTCTGTGAACTTAACCCACCCGCCAGTAGCATCCGACCGGCCAGTAGCACGCCGGCCCAAGCCGCCACCCTCGAAAGGGTCTCCCGAATGCGCTTGACCTCCCGCGTCGCCCCCGCCGCCCTTGCCGTGGCCGCCCTCCTGCTCGGCGTCCTCCCCGCGCAGGCCCAGGCCCACCCCGACCGTGCCCCCGGCCGTGCCCCCGACCGGGTCACGGTCGGTGACCGCACCTTCATCGCCGACGGCCAGGGCCGCGCGCTCCAGTGGCGCGGCTTCAACCTCGCCGACAAGAGCAGCCGAGGCACCAACGCGTTCGCCGACATCCACAAGAGCGACCTCAAAGACATGGCCGCCCGGGGCTTCAACCTCGCGCGCCTCGCGTTTCTCTGGGACGACCTCGAACCCACCCCCGGGCACTACGACCGCGGCTACCTCACCAAGATGCGCCGCATCCTCGACTGGGCCGACGACTACCACATCAAAGTCATCCTCGACGCCCACCAGGACGTATACGGTCCCCACTTCGGCTCCCGCGGCGTCCCCGACTGGGCCACCCGCGACGAGGGGCTGCCGTTCACGCCGATACCCGGCGACTGGTTCTCCCAGTACTTCGAGCCATCCGTACAGACCGCCTTCGACCACCTGTACAAGGACGCCGACCTCCGCGCCGCGCACGCCCGCATGTGGATGACGGTCGCCTCCGCCCTGGGCGGGCACCCGGCGCTGCTCGGCTACGACCTGATGAATGAGCCGTTCGCGAAGTTCCTCGAAGGCGAGGATCTCCCCGCCGCCGCAGCCCGCTTCGAGGCCACCGAGCTCACCGAGCTGTGGAACCGGCTTGCCAGGGCGATCCGCATGGTCGACCACAGGTCGTGGGTATTCGTCGAACCAACCGTCATCGTCGGTGTCGGCGTCCCAACCCAGATGGGCCACATCGACGACCCGCACACCGGCTACGCGCCGCACTTCTACGAGACCGCGATGGAAACCGGCGCCGACTACGACCCCAACGGCACCTTC
Protein-coding regions in this window:
- a CDS encoding non-ribosomal peptide synthetase, with protein sequence MLALQNAPLGEFALPGLETGHLEAPTGTSRVDLTFSLAEQFRPDGGADGLVGAVEYATDLFDASTVELLFERWARLLRAAVADPGLPISRIDLMSDAERHRLLYGFNDTAAELPSASVPELFARQVRANPNAVAVVAGGTELTYAELDLRADRLARALIRQGVRPETPVAVLMDRSAELVVAILAIVKAGGAYVPLDSRFPSSRIDLIMRESGAALVLTPEVLSALMRSAAADPYDVDVSCEPGQVAYIMYTSGSTGRPKGVAVTHGDVAGLALTPEWRGGGHERVLMHSPTAFDLSTYELWVPLLNGGRVVVAPPEQLDLDLLQHTITTHGVTGLWLTAGLFRLVAEERPGALAGVREVWTGGDVVSPAAAARVLTACPGIEVVNGYGPTEATTLATCHPVRDLAENAATVPIGGPMANMRAYVLDDRLRPVPAGMVGELYLAGTGVARGYFGRPGLTAERFTADPYGPAGSRMYRTGDLAWWRPDGRRQAEAGGGTLEFAGRVDHQVKLRGQRIEPGEIEAVLTGCPGVAQAAVVAREDRPGDKRLVAYLVPTPEGAPGTAELAGRLRRELPDYMVPAAFVTLDTLPLTANGKLDRAALPAPDYGASDAGRGPRTPQEQLLCGLFAEVLGREQVGIDDGFFDLGGHSLLAARLASRVRETLGLELGLRLLFEAPTVAGLSERLSMNGPDDALDVLLPLRSTGTGTPLFCVHPGGGISWSYSGLLNHLGPQHPVYAIQARGLGRPEPLPASYEEMAADYADHVQKIQPEGPYLLLGWSAGGLIAHALACELQARGERTALLAILDAYPVKDVRFEEEPVPTVRDVLVGVLDVDPDELDDQEITYAEVAEVLNRRGSALAGLNERQVEVIVQIMINNAKLAVDFVPGRYDGDLLLFNSTIDRGHDDAGPEVWRPYITGRIESHEITTRHDQMTQAGSLAQIGPVLAARIAEATGDAGDTTHSPQED
- a CDS encoding MbtH family protein produces the protein MTNPFDDQDGTFLVLVNDENQHSLWPQFADVPAGWTVVHGPDSHAACLEHVEQSWTDMRPKSLADAMNAQR
- a CDS encoding cytochrome P450, which gives rise to MTSADTLGGARESAGPARPDDLAAALFTSGARRDPYPLYARMRSEDPVHRSPQGIWYLTRYADVEAALGDLRLSNDRDRMTRAYSALGGDLKALSRLTERLGRVMTNTDPPDHARLRKLANRAFTARRVEALRDGVQRIVDRLIDEAVAAGPAMDLIEAVASPLPMSVVCELFGIPEEDRPQVKSWFRRFGRLSEDIDKSEAAIDQYEEYLFGLIRQRRHAPGDDLISALVATQAQDDRLTDSELLSTCFVLITAGDETTTHLIGNGVLALLRHPDQLDRLRADPDLIRGAVEELARYDTVTQAIVRVVAQDLEIGGRTLREGELVYLFLGATNRDPERFEDPDRLDLSRPGNRHLSFGHGPHFCLGGPLAKLQAEVAVGTLVRRLPELRLADASTLDWRDNPLQRRLTALPLAY
- a CDS encoding SRPBCC domain-containing protein, with product MAREFEVCREQYLPVPPDQVWNAVATGPGNLGWLYPMEIEPRVGGKVTRGDATVVAWEPPHHFAVRATQEGGFSNTLSYRIESSDGVASHLRMGIHWVHTGVVDDAWNWDAKTDVAEKYVDFHQHALAEYLRHFAGRPAVYIRSQRPEPTADPADFAALRRRLGLADDAAVGDRSTLLAPGPEHEPVEVVVDWISTDFIGLRGPDALYRFFNGSTWNVPIWLGHHLFAANSDEEQTTKAWTAWLDDTHAQEF
- a CDS encoding transposase, which produces MVAEVRGDYPNESAALRAVAQKLGIGSAETLRNWVKREEIDSGQRPGTTTEESAQIKAMKKEIVELKRANDILKAAALDLLVFLLVPRCQGLRGAAKNTSMPVSALSRL
- a CDS encoding cellulase family glycosylhydrolase, with amino-acid sequence MRLTSRVAPAALAVAALLLGVLPAQAQAHPDRAPGRAPDRVTVGDRTFIADGQGRALQWRGFNLADKSSRGTNAFADIHKSDLKDMAARGFNLARLAFLWDDLEPTPGHYDRGYLTKMRRILDWADDYHIKVILDAHQDVYGPHFGSRGVPDWATRDEGLPFTPIPGDWFSQYFEPSVQTAFDHLYKDADLRAAHARMWMTVASALGGHPALLGYDLMNEPFAKFLEGEDLPAAAARFEATELTELWNRLARAIRMVDHRSWVFVEPTVIVGVGVPTQMGHIDDPHTGYAPHFYETAMETGADYDPNGTFIPAYEAAISDYPTRNRMPVIVGEWGGNPDVPHASQFVTDMTASLDRFSSGWTWWQWCRGGGYCFLDQTGAAKPNAQLLVQPYARAVAGDPLKFAYDPAARTYSLTFRTRDNAEGPTRITVPRDTYPAGYRVDVQGSRASWDDHGQTVTVSTHGRAGATYRVTISPR